In the genome of Gammaproteobacteria bacterium, the window GGAATGTTAAGCGCGCAGAAATGGGTGTTACCAATCCGTTGCCTTTTGAGGGCGTGGATATTTGGAATGCTTATGAGTTATCTTGGTTGGAGCAAACGACACGCAAGCCGAGGGTGGCTATGGCGGAGTTTTATGTCCCTTGTCAGTCCGAGTCTTTAATCGAGTCCAAATCCTTTAAACTTTATTTAAACTCCTTGAATCAATCGACATTTAAGAGTGAGACGGAGTTAAAAAACATTCTGCAGCAAGATATTTCCAAGGCAGTGGGGATGCCGGTGCGGGTCAATTTTATTTTACCGCCGTTTAAACCGGTGCAGGCATTACAGGAATTTTCTGGTGTTTATCTTGATGATTTACCAGTTGAAATTACTACTTTTTTCCCGGATCCTTTATTGCTGAAAGTTGAATCAGGGCTAGTGACGGAAACATTATATTCTAATTTATTGAAATCGAATTGTTTAGTCACAGGCCAGCCGGATTGGGCTAGTCTATTTATCCAGTACCATGGTCATAAAATTAATCATGCAGGACTATTAAAATATATTGTCTCTTATCGCGAGCATTCAGATTTACACGAACAGTGTGTGGAACAAATATTTATGGATATTCTGCGGCAATGTGCACCGGAAAAATTGACGGTTTATGCGCGTTATACGCGGCGCGGGGGATTGGATATCAATCCGTTTCGTAGTAATTTTCAAAGTATGCCGGCTAATATTCGTAATTTTAGGCAGTGAATTGAGTGTCATCCCCTTTTCCTAAGGGGGTGACATGCCCTAAGCCTCCCAAACATCCACCCGTGCCGGTGGTAAATTCCGCCAAATTATTTTCGAAAAAATGCGACGATAATGCATTAATGCAGGATACTGGCTGCTTTTAAGGCTATAAGTGAATTGAATATATCTGCCACCTGGCGCCAAGGCATGAACCACTTGTTGCAAAATGGCTTCAGTTTTTAATTTTGGCAATGTGCGCAGGGGTAGGCTGGAAATGATCGAGTGAATAGGGTGAGGTAGATCTCTTAATAATGTAGTTAAATTGGCTGCATCACCCTCAATAATGCGCACATGGGGCAAGTGTGCACGTAGTTGGGTAGCAAAAGTGTGAGAGTATTCAATCACAATCAGATCTTCCGGTCTGACTCCAGCAGCAAGCAAAGCTTCTGTAATCACCCCAGTTCCAGCACCTAGTTCAACGATCGCTGCGCCTGGTTGGTAATAAATATGGGCGGCCATTTCTTCTCCCAAAAAGTGGGAGCTGGGGGTGATGGCGCCAATCGCTGCAGGGTCTTTGACTAAAGCTTTAAGAAAAGAAAATCTTGGGTTGTGTCCGTTCGTCATTTGTAGAATTACCTTTTAAGCATGTAGAA includes:
- a CDS encoding methyltransferase domain-containing protein; the protein is MTNGHNPRFSFLKALVKDPAAIGAITPSSHFLGEEMAAHIYYQPGAAIVELGAGTGVITEALLAAGVRPEDLIVIEYSHTFATQLRAHLPHVRIIEGDAANLTTLLRDLPHPIHSIISSLPLRTLPKLKTEAILQQVVHALAPGGRYIQFTYSLKSSQYPALMHYRRIFSKIIWRNLPPARVDVWEA
- the queF gene encoding NADPH-dependent 7-cyano-7-deazaguanine reductase QueF (Catalyzes the NADPH-dependent reduction of 7-cyano-7-deazaguanine (preQ0) to 7-aminomethyl-7-deazaguanine (preQ1) in queuosine biosynthesis), with product MQVSSTESPLGKNVPYITTYSPAFLFPIARNVKRAEMGVTNPLPFEGVDIWNAYELSWLEQTTRKPRVAMAEFYVPCQSESLIESKSFKLYLNSLNQSTFKSETELKNILQQDISKAVGMPVRVNFILPPFKPVQALQEFSGVYLDDLPVEITTFFPDPLLLKVESGLVTETLYSNLLKSNCLVTGQPDWASLFIQYHGHKINHAGLLKYIVSYREHSDLHEQCVEQIFMDILRQCAPEKLTVYARYTRRGGLDINPFRSNFQSMPANIRNFRQ